The proteins below come from a single Candidatus Marimicrobium litorale genomic window:
- a CDS encoding tetratricopeptide repeat protein, with product MTFIRAITGSLILVYAVVLAGCSSLTKPTDSVPVKTPAGEGVPAPMPEAHRSGSPSASAAWKPLLEKAQYATRRGDYEQAFAYLERAQRIDPDSAEVYLGMAQAHRARGDSARASATAERGLLYCTSNRLCDALRGFVQ from the coding sequence ATGACGTTTATACGTGCGATCACGGGCTCGCTGATCCTCGTTTACGCTGTGGTGTTGGCTGGTTGTTCCAGTCTTACCAAGCCAACTGATTCTGTGCCCGTGAAGACGCCAGCGGGTGAGGGTGTCCCCGCCCCAATGCCGGAGGCGCACAGGTCAGGGTCGCCCTCGGCCAGCGCTGCATGGAAACCCCTGCTGGAGAAGGCGCAGTACGCAACGCGTCGGGGCGACTACGAACAGGCCTTTGCCTACCTGGAGCGCGCGCAGCGCATTGACCCGGACAGCGCGGAGGTCTACCTCGGCATGGCACAAGCGCATCGTGCACGCGGTGACAGTGCGCGAGCAAGCGCGACCGCAGAACGCGGGTTGTTGTATTGCACAAGCAATCGGTTGTGCGACGCACTGCGTGGGTTCGTGCAGTAG
- a CDS encoding ATP-binding cassette domain-containing protein, which yields MTSKNLGHGDLLTLEDVSLVYRAQPALTRVNWTLQKGQQWTLLGPNGAGKTSLARIICDMEAHFSGSVLRAAALGKQGVAYVCFEEAKALCDRDRKLDDSEFRPTANDPGTSVRALILAGAVSDNRLDAWAERLRMTHFLDRGLRYISTGEMRKALLVSAILHDPALLILDSPLDGLDRTSQAEMRLVMDELLHSSMHLLVLCRQLDDIPEGASHVLVLDQGKVFAQGPRQEVVESGPVRALMSPPAGSFEDLPSPAPRAYSIPDNAPLLELRDVTVRYGNLTVLDRINWTMARDNHCCIAGPNGCGKTTLLSLITGANHKAYGQDITLFGRRRGSGESVWEIKQKFGQIDTQLQLNFARTMRVVEVVVSGFFDTVGLYDEWGDKQRKLAMEWLRALGLEHFSGQGFDTLSFGLQRMVLLARAMVKSPLILLLDEPTLGLDGHHRMLMLSAIDHIAQHSDTSIIFVSHSVGETPACINQYLVFSPHDSGFDLVCR from the coding sequence ATGACGAGTAAAAATCTGGGGCATGGCGACCTCCTCACGTTAGAGGATGTAAGCCTCGTATACCGTGCCCAACCCGCCCTCACGAGGGTCAACTGGACTCTTCAAAAAGGCCAGCAGTGGACCCTGCTGGGGCCTAACGGCGCCGGCAAGACCAGCCTGGCGCGGATCATATGCGACATGGAGGCGCATTTTTCTGGCTCGGTGCTCCGCGCCGCTGCTCTGGGAAAACAGGGCGTCGCCTATGTTTGCTTTGAGGAGGCCAAGGCCCTCTGCGACAGGGATCGCAAACTCGACGACTCGGAGTTCCGGCCTACAGCCAACGACCCAGGAACATCGGTTCGCGCATTAATACTCGCAGGAGCAGTCTCCGACAACCGTCTCGACGCCTGGGCAGAACGACTGCGCATGACACACTTCCTCGACCGAGGGCTACGCTACATTTCTACGGGTGAAATGCGCAAGGCGCTGCTGGTCAGCGCCATTTTGCATGACCCGGCCCTGCTGATACTGGACAGCCCATTGGATGGACTGGATCGCACAAGTCAGGCCGAGATGCGCCTCGTCATGGATGAGCTATTGCACTCGAGTATGCACCTGCTGGTTCTGTGTCGCCAGCTTGATGATATTCCAGAGGGGGCCTCCCATGTCCTGGTGCTGGACCAGGGGAAAGTCTTCGCACAGGGACCACGCCAGGAGGTGGTCGAGAGCGGTCCAGTTAGAGCGCTGATGTCTCCACCTGCGGGGTCATTCGAGGATTTGCCAAGTCCCGCGCCGCGTGCGTATTCCATCCCTGACAATGCGCCGCTGCTCGAATTGAGGGATGTCACTGTACGCTATGGCAACCTCACTGTTCTGGACCGAATTAACTGGACAATGGCACGGGACAACCATTGCTGCATAGCTGGGCCCAACGGCTGCGGAAAAACCACCTTGTTAAGCTTGATAACCGGCGCCAACCACAAGGCCTATGGTCAGGATATTACCCTGTTCGGCAGGAGGCGCGGCAGCGGCGAAAGCGTCTGGGAAATAAAGCAGAAATTCGGGCAGATTGACACTCAATTACAGCTGAACTTCGCCAGGACAATGCGAGTGGTGGAGGTGGTTGTCTCTGGCTTTTTTGATACCGTAGGCCTATACGATGAGTGGGGAGACAAGCAGCGCAAGCTGGCAATGGAGTGGCTGCGAGCACTCGGGTTGGAGCATTTTTCAGGCCAGGGTTTCGATACCTTGTCGTTCGGCTTGCAGCGCATGGTGCTGCTCGCCCGGGCCATGGTGAAATCACCGCTCATCCTGTTGCTGGACGAACCTACGCTCGGCCTGGACGGCCATCATCGCATGCTTATGTTGAGCGCTATTGATCATATTGCACAACACAGCGATACCAGCATCATTTTTGTCAGTCATTCCGTCGGGGAAACGCCAGCCTGTATTAATCAGTACCTGGTATTTTCGCCCCACGACTCAGGCTTCGATCTTGTTTGCCGCTGA
- a CDS encoding GGDEF domain-containing protein produces MFPLLVQLRKARTGWFYLCTGRSVYDGADEEHHRQRILVMTSAFLLLLVLLFTALVPLFIPLSAQGKIAANGLFIATIGGVLSSMMLLRLRGDRIAALNIMLLVYGGAFALACLVLGGTSSPTFPMLLLIPAMAGIVGSVPLCLAWSSLVLAFWIGMFQAERHGIQPLQIIDAHNYSLAMLLAYAAMSLSIVSIILIYAEMNKALRKDLQATNAELEHLSSHDQLTRLPNRRFYDERVGYALHRAVDNNNLVGIMLLDLNGFKKINDSHGHGAGDKLLVTVAQRLQGSLRETDLVARLGGDEFVVVLEDLQSTEEITRIAHKVSHAIEQPLHVRQQVLTFSVSIGVSIFPLDGRQKQELEEKADRAMYLAKKRGIPIALSSLEPSDVPTPARAPTTRL; encoded by the coding sequence ATGTTTCCATTGCTCGTTCAGCTTCGTAAGGCGCGCACCGGGTGGTTTTACCTGTGTACCGGGCGTTCGGTCTATGACGGAGCTGATGAGGAACACCACCGGCAGCGCATTCTGGTCATGACCAGCGCCTTCCTGCTGTTACTGGTTCTTCTTTTCACCGCGCTCGTTCCCCTGTTTATCCCTCTGAGCGCCCAAGGGAAAATCGCCGCGAATGGTCTTTTTATCGCCACGATAGGCGGCGTGTTGTCGAGCATGATGCTACTGCGCTTGCGTGGCGACCGCATTGCTGCGCTGAACATCATGCTGCTGGTTTATGGTGGCGCTTTTGCCCTCGCCTGCCTGGTTTTAGGCGGAACAAGCTCACCCACCTTTCCTATGCTGCTGCTGATCCCCGCCATGGCCGGCATTGTCGGGAGCGTTCCACTCTGCTTGGCCTGGAGTAGTCTGGTACTTGCTTTCTGGATCGGCATGTTCCAGGCGGAACGCCATGGTATACAGCCACTGCAAATCATCGATGCGCACAACTACTCGCTGGCGATGTTGCTGGCCTACGCTGCCATGTCGCTATCCATTGTCAGCATCATTCTGATTTACGCCGAGATGAACAAGGCGCTGCGCAAGGACCTGCAGGCGACCAATGCCGAGTTGGAACACCTGTCATCACATGACCAATTGACCCGCTTGCCCAACCGCCGTTTCTACGACGAACGTGTGGGTTATGCCTTACACCGCGCGGTAGACAACAACAACCTGGTCGGCATCATGCTACTTGATCTCAATGGCTTTAAAAAAATCAATGACTCTCACGGCCACGGAGCGGGCGACAAATTGCTGGTCACAGTGGCGCAGCGCCTGCAAGGCAGCCTGCGAGAAACAGATCTTGTCGCCCGCCTCGGTGGGGACGAATTCGTCGTCGTACTGGAAGACTTGCAGTCCACCGAGGAAATTACCCGCATCGCGCACAAAGTATCCCATGCGATTGAGCAGCCCTTGCATGTACGGCAGCAAGTATTGACGTTCAGCGTCAGCATCGGCGTATCGATATTCCCGCTGGACGGACGACAAAAACAGGAACTGGAAGAAAAAGCAGACCGGGCAATGTACCTGGCAAAAAAACGGGGCATTCCTATTGCACTGTCCAGCCTCGAGCCATCCGACGTACCGACACCCGCCCGGGCACCCACTACACGTCTCTAA
- a CDS encoding efflux RND transporter permease subunit: protein MAEFFVRRPIVAMVIAIIIVIVGLVALGRLPVAQYPEITPPMVNVSATYTGANAINVEQSVATPIEQKVNGVENMIYMDSTNSSDGRMSLNVSFEVGTDLDMANVLTQNRVSEAQATLPEEVKRLGVTVKKRLSFPLLLVSLISPNGTYDESFLSNYAAINIVDEIARIRGVGLAEVLGGSISEYAMRIWIRPDELAKLGLTVSDITQSIQNQNVLVPAGQIGGEPAPPGTEFTYTVDTGGRFETPEEFGAVVVRANPDGSQVLLRDIARIELGSQNYLYNVRLDGQASSLVQVFQLPDANGLDVAEKVIATMDSISERFPDDVQYVISLDTTKPIIAGIREIVITLFQAVSLVILVVYIFLQNARSTLIPTLTVPVSLIGAFAVFPLLGFSINTLSLLGLVLAIGIVVDDAIVVVEAVAAKMDKGMEAREATVEAMREVSGPIVATSLALIAVFVPVAAMGGITGALYQQFAITIAISVAISSINALTLSPALASSLLKPPGEAKSVFDRFFRWFNHYFEIATEKFMVLTGYFTHKVGRAGGLLLALVGGVILLFQIVPSGFVPEEDQAYIMAGVIMPDSASLQRTSVVMKQVEDILDQYDAIQNSTVIAGYSIMSGTLQPNAGMAFIQLKDWDERPDAEDHATELVRRLNVDLAMHINEGAAFAFGPPAIPGLGTGSGFTLMLQDRGGNSPQYLFEQSKRFIEAAALRPEISGIQTLFRPSSPQIFLDIDDGKALKLGVPLRDINTSVGAFLGGAYVNDFNRFGRLYKVYVQAEPEYRNSIDGINMFYVRNNKGDSVPLSTLVETSRSWGPEFTNRFNLFRSAKLTGQPAPGYSSSQALAALEEVANETLPGDMGYSWSDMSYQEKAAEGSGSVVFIMALVFVFLILAAQYESWSLPLSVLLGTPIAVFGAIGGLWIARLFSESYVNNVFAQIGLVMLIGLAAKNAILIVEFAKLETEKGKDPVEAAMTAARLRFRPILMTAFSFILGVLPLLVASGAGAEARKVMGMTVFSGMLVATLIGVLVVPALYVIVERYIARPKPAHDAAESG from the coding sequence GTGGCTGAGTTCTTCGTTCGACGCCCTATCGTGGCCATGGTCATTGCCATCATCATAGTGATCGTTGGCCTTGTCGCCCTCGGTCGACTGCCGGTTGCACAGTATCCCGAGATCACACCCCCGATGGTCAATGTATCGGCCACCTACACCGGCGCCAACGCCATCAATGTCGAGCAGTCAGTCGCCACGCCCATCGAGCAAAAAGTTAATGGGGTGGAGAACATGATTTATATGGACTCCACTAACTCCAGTGACGGCCGCATGAGTCTGAACGTGTCTTTCGAGGTAGGAACAGATCTCGATATGGCCAATGTGCTCACGCAAAATCGCGTGTCAGAGGCTCAGGCGACATTGCCTGAGGAGGTCAAGCGACTGGGCGTTACTGTGAAGAAGAGGCTGTCATTCCCACTGCTGCTGGTTTCTCTCATATCCCCCAATGGAACCTATGACGAAAGCTTTCTCTCCAACTATGCCGCCATTAACATCGTTGATGAAATTGCAAGAATTCGGGGGGTTGGGCTGGCCGAAGTCCTTGGTGGCAGCATCTCGGAATACGCCATGCGCATCTGGATACGTCCGGACGAACTGGCTAAGCTCGGTCTGACCGTTTCCGACATCACTCAGTCTATCCAGAACCAGAATGTACTGGTACCTGCGGGGCAGATCGGTGGCGAACCCGCACCGCCGGGCACCGAATTCACTTATACCGTAGATACTGGCGGTCGCTTTGAAACGCCCGAAGAATTTGGTGCGGTCGTGGTTCGCGCGAACCCCGACGGCTCTCAGGTACTACTGAGGGACATTGCGAGAATTGAGCTGGGATCACAAAACTACCTGTACAACGTGCGCCTCGACGGACAGGCCTCATCACTGGTGCAGGTCTTTCAGTTACCAGACGCCAATGGCCTCGATGTCGCCGAGAAGGTCATCGCCACCATGGATAGTATTTCAGAGCGCTTCCCGGACGATGTGCAGTACGTTATTTCACTGGACACCACAAAGCCCATTATCGCTGGCATTCGAGAAATCGTCATCACCTTGTTTCAGGCGGTCTCCCTGGTCATCCTGGTAGTCTATATTTTCCTGCAGAACGCGCGCTCCACGCTCATACCCACTCTTACCGTTCCGGTTTCACTGATCGGCGCTTTCGCCGTTTTTCCGCTGCTGGGTTTTTCCATCAACACCCTGTCACTGCTTGGCCTTGTGCTGGCGATCGGTATCGTCGTAGACGATGCGATTGTAGTGGTGGAAGCAGTGGCAGCAAAAATGGATAAAGGGATGGAGGCCAGAGAAGCCACCGTCGAGGCGATGCGTGAAGTCTCTGGACCGATCGTGGCCACCTCGCTGGCGCTGATTGCGGTATTCGTGCCAGTGGCCGCCATGGGCGGCATTACCGGCGCCTTGTACCAGCAGTTCGCCATCACCATCGCGATTTCCGTGGCGATCTCCTCGATTAACGCACTGACACTGAGCCCGGCACTGGCCTCTTCACTACTAAAACCGCCCGGTGAGGCGAAGAGCGTTTTCGACCGGTTTTTCCGATGGTTCAATCACTACTTCGAGATTGCTACCGAAAAGTTCATGGTGTTGACCGGTTACTTTACGCATAAAGTCGGGCGCGCCGGCGGCTTACTGCTGGCGCTGGTTGGCGGTGTCATCCTGCTCTTCCAAATTGTTCCAAGCGGATTCGTACCCGAGGAAGACCAGGCCTATATCATGGCCGGCGTGATCATGCCCGACAGCGCCTCACTGCAGCGTACCAGCGTTGTCATGAAGCAGGTAGAGGACATCCTTGATCAATACGATGCCATCCAGAACTCCACTGTGATCGCGGGCTACAGTATTATGTCAGGCACCTTGCAACCCAATGCCGGCATGGCTTTTATCCAGCTAAAAGATTGGGATGAGCGCCCCGATGCCGAGGATCACGCCACGGAACTGGTGCGACGACTGAATGTTGACCTGGCCATGCACATCAATGAAGGCGCGGCCTTTGCGTTCGGGCCACCGGCGATTCCCGGACTCGGCACGGGCTCGGGCTTCACACTCATGCTGCAAGACCGAGGCGGCAATTCACCGCAATACCTGTTCGAACAATCCAAGCGCTTTATCGAGGCCGCGGCCCTGCGCCCGGAGATCAGCGGCATCCAGACGCTGTTCCGCCCGAGTTCACCACAGATCTTTCTCGATATTGACGACGGCAAGGCACTCAAACTGGGCGTTCCCCTGCGCGACATCAATACGTCGGTGGGCGCCTTCCTGGGCGGTGCCTATGTTAATGACTTCAACCGGTTTGGCCGACTGTATAAAGTGTATGTGCAGGCAGAGCCCGAGTACCGGAATTCAATTGATGGCATCAATATGTTTTACGTGCGCAACAACAAGGGTGACTCCGTACCGCTGTCTACTCTCGTTGAAACCTCGCGCTCCTGGGGTCCGGAATTCACCAATCGCTTCAACCTGTTCCGTTCCGCCAAGTTAACCGGACAACCAGCACCGGGTTACAGCTCGTCCCAGGCACTGGCCGCGCTCGAAGAGGTCGCGAACGAAACACTCCCTGGCGACATGGGTTACAGCTGGTCAGATATGTCTTACCAGGAAAAAGCGGCGGAAGGTTCGGGCTCCGTCGTCTTCATCATGGCACTGGTGTTTGTATTCCTTATTCTTGCTGCGCAGTATGAGAGCTGGTCTCTGCCACTGTCTGTGCTACTGGGAACACCGATCGCCGTATTCGGTGCTATCGGTGGCCTATGGATTGCCAGACTGTTCAGCGAAAGCTACGTCAACAACGTCTTTGCGCAAATCGGGCTGGTGATGCTAATTGGTCTCGCCGCCAAGAATGCGATCCTGATCGTCGAATTTGCCAAGCTGGAAACGGAAAAAGGCAAAGACCCTGTAGAGGCTGCCATGACAGCCGCCAGACTGCGTTTCCGCCCAATCCTGATGACGGCTTTCTCTTTTATCCTGGGCGTACTGCCCCTGTTGGTCGCCAGCGGCGCCGGCGCGGAAGCTCGCAAGGTAATGGGCATGACAGTATTCAGTGGCATGCTCGTCGCCACACTGATCGGCGTGTTAGTGGTGCCCGCGCTTTACGTCATCGTGGAACGCTACATTGCGCGACCTAAACCTGCGCACGACGCAGCGGAGAGTGGCTAA
- a CDS encoding NUDIX hydrolase, translating into MQLIETRLGRHRPGKKWLRQFMKRSAVAMILQVHDDEPHILMIKRAEREGDPWSGHMAFPGGRMDAVDRNGFAVAVRETGEEIGLHLGESDRCIGRLSELNARPHRGALGMAVSPFVFRLEREAALSLNHEVDEVIWVPFTFLMNENNLEEMLWQYRGADIPVPCYNYQGRCIWGLSLMMLGELLDIAGNRRLDRSRWRVRLRR; encoded by the coding sequence TTGCAATTAATCGAAACACGGCTCGGTCGTCATCGTCCGGGAAAAAAGTGGCTGCGGCAATTTATGAAGCGCTCCGCGGTGGCCATGATACTGCAAGTTCACGATGATGAACCTCATATTCTGATGATCAAGCGAGCGGAGCGGGAGGGTGATCCCTGGTCAGGGCACATGGCCTTCCCCGGTGGGCGAATGGATGCAGTGGACCGCAACGGATTCGCTGTCGCAGTGCGAGAAACAGGCGAAGAGATTGGTCTGCATCTCGGCGAGAGTGACCGGTGCATTGGTCGCCTGTCGGAGCTCAATGCGAGACCGCACAGAGGGGCCCTTGGGATGGCGGTAAGCCCGTTTGTATTTCGGTTGGAGCGCGAGGCCGCTTTGTCGCTCAATCACGAGGTGGACGAGGTGATCTGGGTGCCATTCACATTTTTGATGAACGAAAACAACCTGGAGGAAATGCTCTGGCAATATAGGGGCGCTGACATCCCCGTCCCCTGTTATAACTACCAAGGGCGATGTATCTGGGGGTTATCTCTTATGATGCTGGGAGAGCTGCTTGATATTGCAGGAAACAGACGACTCGATCGCTCGCGCTGGCGGGTGCGCTTGAGACGATAA
- a CDS encoding efflux transporter outer membrane subunit, whose translation MWRLPAFLLLATLSGGCTLTPDYERPELDVPETFGPEDPSGESIANMEWWNLFQDEQLQLLISSALEENKDLGVALSRIEEARLNVIAVRANQFPFLNMSGLLGRDRLSRELVPGARSNDRFLISGDLSYQIDLWGEFQRATEASRADLLATESAYRNITITLVSDVASNYLLLRDLDARLAVSENTMQTRLQSLGIIRARFEQGTVSELDVHQAQIEVFVAEAAIASFERQVIQTQNTLRILLGRNPGAVTRGAALDSQIFPPVIPAGLPSALLQRRPDVVSAEAKLEAATARVGVAEALRYPSISLTGRFGAESTDLSDLNSGDAETWNIGANILAPIFNSGLLKAQAEAARQRAEQALLIYEATLQESFREVEDSLVAVRTYRDEHAAQSRRAHSATQAAKLSRARYNGGVVDYLEVLDTERTLFNAELDKSQSLQRYYTAIVRLYAALGGGWSVES comes from the coding sequence ATGTGGAGGCTCCCTGCATTCCTGCTACTGGCAACCCTGTCGGGTGGGTGTACCCTTACACCGGATTACGAGCGACCCGAACTCGACGTTCCCGAGACCTTTGGACCAGAGGATCCTTCAGGGGAATCTATTGCCAACATGGAATGGTGGAATTTGTTTCAGGACGAACAGTTGCAGCTGCTCATTAGCTCGGCACTCGAGGAAAACAAGGACCTGGGAGTAGCTTTGTCGCGCATTGAAGAGGCGCGCTTGAACGTTATTGCAGTCAGGGCCAATCAGTTCCCCTTTTTGAATATGTCGGGCCTGCTAGGACGTGATCGACTCAGTCGTGAACTGGTGCCCGGCGCGCGCTCCAACGACCGCTTTCTGATATCCGGCGACCTGAGCTACCAGATCGACCTGTGGGGTGAGTTTCAAAGGGCGACCGAGGCATCACGCGCCGACCTTCTGGCAACGGAATCTGCCTACCGCAATATTACGATCACCCTGGTGAGCGATGTAGCGAGCAATTACCTGCTGCTGCGCGATCTGGATGCGCGCCTGGCGGTATCCGAGAACACAATGCAAACCCGGCTGCAAAGCCTGGGCATCATCCGGGCTCGCTTCGAGCAAGGCACTGTCTCTGAACTCGATGTACATCAAGCGCAAATTGAGGTCTTCGTTGCTGAGGCCGCTATCGCCTCATTCGAGAGACAGGTCATACAGACACAAAACACGCTGCGTATCCTGCTGGGGCGGAATCCGGGTGCCGTCACCCGCGGCGCAGCCCTCGATAGCCAGATTTTCCCCCCCGTAATCCCCGCGGGTCTACCCTCGGCGCTGCTGCAGAGACGCCCAGACGTAGTGAGCGCAGAAGCAAAACTGGAAGCCGCGACAGCCCGGGTGGGTGTGGCAGAAGCGCTGCGCTACCCCAGCATTTCCCTCACCGGTCGATTTGGCGCAGAGAGTACTGACCTTTCAGACCTCAACTCCGGCGATGCGGAAACCTGGAATATCGGCGCCAATATCCTCGCGCCGATCTTTAATTCGGGGCTGCTGAAGGCCCAGGCTGAGGCGGCCCGACAGCGAGCGGAGCAGGCGTTACTGATTTATGAGGCAACCCTGCAGGAGTCTTTCCGCGAGGTGGAGGACTCCCTCGTCGCGGTGCGCACCTATCGCGACGAGCACGCCGCACAATCCCGCCGGGCTCATTCTGCGACCCAGGCGGCCAAACTCTCCCGGGCACGCTATAACGGTGGCGTTGTAGACTATCTCGAGGTTCTGGATACGGAACGCACCCTGTTTAACGCGGAGCTTGATAAATCGCAGAGCCTGCAACGGTATTACACCGCGATTGTGAGACTGTATGCCGCGCTGGGTGGCGGCTGGTCAGTGGAAAGCTGA
- a CDS encoding efflux RND transporter periplasmic adaptor subunit, which translates to MHHTKPGNWLAVLTVLLTACGDSDTLKAPVPEIAVVKVVERDTPITQDFVGQTRGSTDIPIRARVEGFLESRNFREGGEVTQGQLLYTIDPLPFKAKVFEAEGRLAEARTKLAKAKADLDRIEPLAKMNAVSQQDLDGAVAQRDAAEGSVKAAEAQLDLANIELGYTRIQSPIDGIIGISEAEVGEVVGSNPDTFILNYVSLTDPIRVRFSINERDFLRLSRSLAKERRMGKDQRDESERPDVTMILADGSVHEQFGRVIASDASINPQTGTFKLEADFPNPDSIVIAGQFARVRIVIDDRKNALLIPQRALSELQGNFRVFVVNADGTVTLRAVEPGPQVGQLTVINSGLQAGEEVAIEGLLRLGDGLVVKPRVVEFPETPGAIDKPGA; encoded by the coding sequence ATGCATCACACTAAGCCGGGCAACTGGCTGGCAGTCCTGACGGTTTTGCTGACGGCCTGCGGCGACTCAGACACTCTGAAGGCGCCCGTACCGGAGATCGCGGTCGTCAAAGTTGTAGAGCGCGATACACCTATCACACAGGATTTTGTCGGACAGACCCGCGGATCTACCGATATCCCGATTCGCGCGCGCGTCGAGGGCTTTCTGGAGAGCCGCAACTTCAGAGAGGGTGGTGAAGTCACTCAGGGACAACTGCTCTATACGATCGACCCTCTTCCGTTCAAGGCCAAAGTGTTTGAGGCGGAGGGGCGTCTTGCAGAGGCGCGTACTAAATTAGCCAAGGCCAAGGCAGACCTCGACCGCATTGAACCTCTCGCAAAAATGAATGCCGTCAGCCAGCAGGATCTCGACGGTGCCGTTGCACAGCGAGACGCCGCTGAAGGTTCTGTCAAAGCGGCAGAGGCGCAGCTGGACCTGGCCAATATTGAGCTTGGCTATACCCGCATTCAATCGCCTATAGACGGCATCATCGGAATATCCGAGGCAGAGGTCGGTGAAGTCGTGGGGTCCAACCCCGATACCTTCATTTTGAATTACGTTTCTCTCACCGACCCCATACGTGTGCGCTTCTCCATCAACGAGCGCGATTTCTTGCGACTCAGTCGCTCGCTGGCGAAGGAGCGGCGTATGGGTAAAGACCAGCGTGACGAGTCCGAACGCCCCGACGTGACCATGATCCTCGCCGATGGCAGCGTACACGAGCAGTTCGGAAGGGTGATTGCCTCCGATGCCTCTATCAACCCACAAACAGGCACGTTTAAACTGGAAGCTGATTTTCCCAATCCAGACTCGATTGTCATCGCCGGCCAGTTTGCCCGTGTACGCATTGTTATCGATGACCGAAAAAACGCTCTGCTTATACCGCAGCGGGCACTGTCGGAGTTGCAGGGAAACTTCCGCGTGTTTGTCGTAAACGCCGATGGCACGGTGACACTGCGTGCGGTCGAACCGGGGCCACAGGTCGGGCAGCTAACCGTCATCAACTCCGGGCTTCAGGCGGGGGAAGAGGTTGCTATCGAGGGCCTGTTGAGACTTGGAGATGGCCTGGTGGTCAAGCCCAGGGTAGTGGAATTCCCGGAAACACCTGGGGCCATCGATAAGCCGGGAGCATAG
- a CDS encoding delta-aminolevulinic acid dehydratase has translation MRLLLAIFILLLCAQQSHAECDCLWRGSFSEVQAATDLVVSGRVVAAAGNSIDLRISRLLRGEAHHETIRVWLKTADYCRPEPTLFPLESDWVMALNRITEAIPGGFNPGTPNVSYGRVGDYSLSSCGGYWLRSRGDRVTGNLVDGPRWDYEPPMTPVLLDLVADYVRGDLGRASLQRASAIDPKLRELMLDTRSFIKNEK, from the coding sequence GTGCGTCTTTTACTCGCAATCTTCATCCTGTTGCTGTGCGCACAGCAAAGCCACGCCGAGTGCGATTGCCTGTGGCGGGGTTCTTTCAGCGAGGTGCAGGCCGCTACAGATTTAGTGGTCAGCGGCCGCGTCGTCGCTGCCGCAGGTAACTCAATTGACCTGCGCATTTCACGGTTACTGCGCGGCGAGGCGCACCATGAGACGATTCGCGTGTGGCTCAAAACGGCGGACTACTGCCGACCCGAACCCACATTGTTCCCACTGGAAAGCGACTGGGTCATGGCATTGAACCGCATAACGGAGGCAATACCGGGAGGATTCAACCCTGGCACACCCAATGTAAGCTACGGTCGCGTGGGGGACTACAGTCTCTCCAGTTGCGGCGGCTACTGGTTGCGCAGCCGGGGAGATCGAGTCACGGGCAATCTTGTAGACGGGCCCCGCTGGGACTACGAGCCTCCCATGACGCCGGTTTTGCTTGACCTGGTTGCCGACTATGTTCGGGGCGATCTCGGCCGCGCTTCGCTTCAGCGAGCCAGCGCAATCGACCCAAAGCTGCGGGAATTGATGCTCGATACGCGCTCGTTTATAAAAAACGAGAAGTAA